Below is a window of Chionomys nivalis chromosome 19, mChiNiv1.1, whole genome shotgun sequence DNA.
CCCACTCACCTGAGAGTCTGGCCATACTTGAGCTTGGTCTTGAGCTTGACAAGGGCTACATCGTAGTCATAGAACTCAGGGATTCCTTTTGCCTTTTTCTCATTGATGTTGTAGTTGGGGTGAAATAGGACCTCTTCGATCTCCAggtcctgcctcttccctcctgagAGGAGGAAAATGGGTATTGTTTACGTAAGCAGCCTCCTGGCTCTTGCCCCATATTATTTGAGTTCTGCTTTCCCCGACCTTAGGGTGTAAGGGAAGGGTGTACTcaggaggggacaggagatgAGAATCCACTGCATCCTTACCCACATTGACCTTGATGGAGTGCTTCTGGTCGTCCACCGTGAAGCAGTGTGCTGCCGTCAGCACAAAGTACTCAGACACCACAGCCCCCATGCAGTTCTCATGGCCTTTCAGCGGACGCTGGGGAAGAACAATGCCGTGACAGCCTTGGTGCATGGTACGGATGCTGGCTTCATCAGTGCTGCGTCAGCACCCTGTCGCCCTGCTTCTCTCTCAGACAGGGTCCtgctgcatagccctggctgacctcaaactcaaggtaGTTCTGCTTCCGCTTCCAGCTGCTGGGGATCCCCCCACCCCGCTCGCGCTCCTCACCCAGCTTCCTTTCCATTTTCAGACAGTTTCATAAGTTCTTggcactgaccttgaactcgctgTAGCCCTAGCAGGCTGTGAATCTctgccctgcctcagcttcctgaacagCTGCGGTTGCAGACCTGGCTAGTGTGGACATTTCATTTCCCCTCCCACAAGTCCCCTCTGCGGGAATACTCACAGTGACTGAGATCTTGGCCTGCCACGGCTGCTTGTGGTGGTCCGTGCCGTCCTTGTGCTCCCATGCCATGCCACAGAGACCCAGGGATTTGGTTTCATCTAGCAGAGAAAGAGTGATGAAGGCTCAAGTCATGGCAGCCGTCTCTGTCAGGTCCCTGCCTGTCTGTAGAGAGCAACGGCCcacaaggaggaagaggggaggggttCCCTGTGTTAGACTAGGAAGCCCTGTGATGTAGTGAGAGAAGCTTAAGACCAGGCTATCGGAGGATTAGGCACTTTTAGCCCAGCCTTGGTGCTGACATCCTGTCCCCTGAGCCTGTCTTGACCTCTCAGTTTCCACACCTATGAAATGAACTCTCCGAGTTCTGTGATTGTGAGATCAGGAAGTGAAGAATGTCAGGAAATCAGAATAGACCCTAGGGTGGAGAGGGAAGTCGGCAACCTTGGCCTGCAGACAACTTGCCCCTGCGTTCCCTTGCGTCTTCCTACCAATCATCTTGTAGAAAACGTCCTCCAGGTCCTCCATATCCTTGACTCTGAACACGTGCTGCTCGTTGTTCTTCTTGGAAGCCAAGGCATTGATGTTCACGGAGTCCACCAGAGGCCCAACCCCAAACACATAAACATCTAAGGAGAGAAAAAGGATGGGGGTCCAGCCCTCGGGCAAGAGTGCTGCGTCCCAGGTGGGTCACTCACCCAAATAGTCTTCCCGGGGATTTTTGCGATCCCTGCCAATGTCCAGCAGGTTTCGGATTTCCTCGATGACGGTGACAGGGTCTCCGCCCATGTTGTACAAGCCTGTGGGAGACATGGGTCCCATGAGAGTGGACATGAGGACGAGacactggcacaggagatgagaggatgggagggcaggagagaggtcTCACCATCAGTCATAATGATGATGACATGGCGGGTTCGATTCCAGCCTTCCGGCGGGACGTCCTCCGCCCAGCTCATCATACTGTAGACAGCCTGGAGAGCCCTCTTGGTGTTGGTCCCTGACTTCAGCTTGTGGTCTAGAGAGGAAAGGGGTCATTCCCCTGTCTGATCTCCCAAGCAGCCCTTGAGCCCCGCCAGTCTGTGACAACTGAGATCCCACATACTTTAACTTTTGCTTTGCCaagtagaccatgttggccttgaactcacaaagacccacctgccttttgaatgttgggattaaaggcctgcaccaccaagcCCACCCAATCTTTAACTTTTGGTTCCTCACCCACTTGCCCTTGGCTCTCCAGACCCTCCCAGCAATCTCCATTGCCCAAGAACACTTGGTAAACTTCTAAATGAAGAGCCCCAGCCTCAGACCACGGCAACCCCACTATGCACCTCCCAGTTTCCCCTTCCCtaacctctgaccttcataaCTGATTTGGTTGAGCTTCTCCGTGACCCAGTCAGCGTCGCTGCTCCTTTCGTCGGACACCCTGACCAAGACTTTGGGGACTGTGGCATAGGTCACTAGACCATACCTTGGCCTCACCCCATAACTGGCCACCTGCGGGTGAGCAAGAGGTCACTGTGTTAACAGTGTCATGGAGGACTCTGCACTCCTGTGGAGGCAAGGAGGACAGGAGTGGGGCCCAAGGGCTGCGGTTCCTGAGGACCTGAGACCCAGGGACCAGTCTTGAAAGGGCAGTGAGGTCCAGACAAGGCCCCCTCATTTcaaagggagggaaaactgttcTACCTTCTCAATCAAGTTCGTGAGACACCGCTTGGCCCCTGTGAAGTTGCTGGCCCCGATGCTGTCCGATCCATCCAGCACCAGGTAGATATTCATGGAGCCCGAGGGGTCCAGGACAATCTTCCTCTTCTGGTGTTCCCCTGGGCACCATCAGAGACTCAGCTTCCGGCATGCACAGTCCCTGGCAGGTTAGCCACCCTTCCCCAGGTTCCCGCCCAACCTCCCTCCTTGTCCTCAAACCTGGACTATGCCCGTCTTCGGCATCGACTCCTTCTATGGTCTCCGTCAAGGAGGCTAGGAAGGCTTCGGCCACCTCTTGAGGGGTGTCGTACATGAAAGAGTCTAGGGACGGTCAAAGAGTAGATCAAGTGTCTGAAGTGTGGAGGACACGCAGACAGGGTGCTGGATTTCAGAACGGAGGGCCTTAGAGTGTAGAAGACTGACCAAGGTTTGGAAAGCGAGAAGGAACTAAGGTAAGGCGGTGAGAAAACAGTGTCCTAAGGTGGAGACACCAGGGAGGAGCTGACCCAGGGAGCAGGTCAAGATTCACCTTGGCAGGAAGGCTCTGTCCCACTCCACGAGCCACCTTCCTGACATTTTCGCTGCTGGGAGCCACGCAGGACAAGTCCCCGGCTGCAGTGATATGTAACAGTGTCTTCAAGGCGGTACTGGCTGCCCACCTTCCTTGTGCCAATGGGAATACCCGGGTTGGGACAGTATCCCGCTGCAGAGACATGAGGACAGTTGGAGTGCCCATACGTTCCCAGGGTGAAACCTCAGGGAGAGGGTAAAGCCAGGGGCGACCTGCTTCTCACCTCCATCATCACAGATTGCTGTTTGTCCATCCCACCGGCCATTCACTTGGCAGGTGCGGTTAGCAGAGCCCCGGAGAGTGTAACCATCATAGCATTGAAAAGAAATCTGGTCACTCAGGTTGTAGTAGGGGGCCCGGGGCCAGTACTCCCCATTTTCAAAGTCCTGTGGCCGTGGGCAGCGTATTGCTTTAGGGAAGACAGGTAAACGTCACCAAGGGCTGTTTCTGGGTCCCTCATGTCCCTGAGAAACATACTGCCCAGTGCCCTCAACCTGATGCCCCTCTCTTGTGTTttgggattgttttgttttgagacaaggtctcatggagcccaggctgacttcaaactcactatgaagcTGAACATGACTTGGAACTTCTgactctcctgcccctgcctcctgaatgctaggctTACAGGCCTGCACTGTCACCGTTTCGTGTAGGGCTGCTTTGTCCGGGCTAGGCCAGCTCTCTACCGAGTGAGCTGCATTCCTAGAATCCCGGCTCGGGTTTCTAAGTACTGTTTCCACTGCCAGGGCTGCCTGACACACATGCACCCCCGAGGCGTGCCCACTGCTCAGCCCGCAGCTCTGTCCCTGCCACCCACTGCTCACACTCCCAAACCTCCAACCTCTGCATTCTGCCCTCTTGACAATCTTCTGGTCTCGGGTCTGTAGGGTGCTCCAGGAGCCTGAGGATCTGCAGGTCCGGGTCTGTACAGGATATGGGTAGAAGCCCGCGGGACACAGGTACTCCAGGGCCTGGCCACCTTGGAGAAGCTGGAAGGAGCCACCTTTGATCTCTACTCCTTCCAGAGAGCAGGGGACCTGGGGCCGGCCTGCGAGCACTGGAGTTGTGCTCACACCTGAGGAGAAAGGCGGTGAAGCCTGGCCCCAGGAGACCAAGGACAGATGCTGGGGACAGAATGAGGAAAGGGTGTCCTTTGCTTACCTCCGGAGGAGAGGCCTAAGACCAAGAGAACCAGGCAGGTCTGAGGACTCAGGCTATACCCCATCATCATGGAGAGCGAAAGAGAGGCCCGCGGCTAAAAGCCCTCTCCAGTTCACTCTGGGTGTCGACTTGGTTCGCTGTCCAAACTGAAACTGCAGCGCTAAGCCTGGCTACACCCATTCCCGCTGGCCCTTTTATGCAATCTGCTCTGGCACCTGCATTTGGCCAGCCTGCCCACACAGACATTGCTTTCCTGGAACATTCAAGAAGGAGGGCCCCTGCTGAGCTGCCAACTGAGGAAAGAGAAACTATCCCAGCCCCATTTCTTTATTGACCAGGTGCCAGGACTTCCCTTGCTGAGCCCTTAGCCCCCAGACCCTCCCAGCAGGCCCAGACCACCCCCTTAGAGGCCAGCTTCCCAGGGACTGTGATGGGGCAGAGTCCAGCCGCTGTTTGTTCAGCAGGGTCTCTGACCTTCCTGGAACCTCCctggcctccccacccccaagacatACGACAGGTCGATGTGGAAATCactgtttttattaatttcataactGGGAAATTCCGTGTGAGAGTGAGAAGCGCAATCCATGCACTCTAAGGAAGGTTTGCACACAGGCAGGGCAAGGCCGCTGGACAGGGGTCCCAGTACAACCCTGGGGATTCCCCACCTTTTGCCACTGTCTCTGGGCTCCTGGGGCCCAGGGTTTATGTACCCAGGAGTGAGGACACTCAGAGGTTGTGGCAGAGGGGTCAGAACAGTAAAGGACTTGGGGACTATGTTAAAGGGGCAAAAAGTTGAGGACTCCATCCAGGTGCTGACGCAGCCAGGGCTGCAGGCGGAAGAGATTGATGTGGAAGTCTCTGGGCTTCACACCCTGGGGGGGCTTCCTGCGCGAGTTTTTGTTGGAGGAACCTTGACAAGGGTCGTAAAGACCCCAGCTCACCAGGCCCACCTGGAGGAAGAGACCCAGGGTTGGACAGTGCCAGCCCTACTCCAAGACTCAACCCTTCTGTTCCTCAAAGGGCTCCCACCCGACCCTGCAAGGACTCACACCCTGCCTGGCAGCCAGCCCCCTCCAAGCCCCACTCCCCACCTGGAAAAATCTGTATCTCCGCTCAAGGAAAACCGCGCCCCCAGATTCTCCTGCAGGGAAAGAAGGGACAAGAGACAGTGTCACCCAGGGCAGATGTGACGGTAACATCTCCCTGGGAGTGCAGGGAGGGCTTTCTCACCTTTGCAGGGACTGTCATCCTGCTCCATCCCACTGCACAGGAACTGGTCTGTCACCACCTCACTGGCGTCCGTCAAGCTGGGGAAGGCGTTTTTGTTTTCGGAGACGGCCTTGATACAGTTTGTCCGCTGCAATATGAGGAGTAGGAGAGAAGAATGCCAGGAGACTTTAAGCAGAGCAGCAAGGCCCTGGAGAAGGGGAGACTCCAGGCAGGGCTGGACATTCTGGAGTTGCCCCCGCAGGATCCCTTCTGAGCTCTCACCTCTGGTCCTGTCCTGAGGTTGATGTTCAGTTTGTTCCCATTCAAAGCCACAAAATGTGCAGGAACCTTCTGCTGCTGCAGAAGTTCAGTCTCTGAcggcggggaggaggcagtgtCAGCACAGGCTTCCTTACCCAGAGCCCCTGCATCCAGCCTGAGGTAAGGACTGCAGCCCAGGCCCTGCCAGCACAGCCAAGTTCTGTCCCCAGCTCACCATGCTCTCTGCAGGTGCCCCCTTGGGATCTCCGAAGAGCCATGTTGGCCTCCACAGTGCAAGGAAGGCAGATCGGCCTGGGGAGAAAGGTGACCGTCACACAGGCCCACCCTCAGTATCCCCTCTGGTACTTTCCAGAACGCTGTCCTCTGTAGGCTGCCCTCCCAACCCGGGCTCAGGCACCTGGCATGGGTGGACATTTTCACTTTCTGGGTCAGCTTCAGCAGGGCAATATCATCAGCGTAGAACTCAGAGATGCCCTGGCTCTGCTTTGCATGGACGTCAAACCCTGGGGCAATCAGCGCCTTCTCCACGAGGAATTCTTTGCCATAAGGAGAGGTGGGATCCCCTGGGGACAGCGGTGGATTAGGGTGAACCAGAAGAGACCAAAGATTGACGTGAACAGGTGGTGACGGGCCGGCTGCAGCCCCTGACTTACCCACGGTGACCCTCCACAGGTGCCGGTCCTCCATCTGGGTACCATGGAAGCAGTGAGCTGCTGTCAGTACCCACTGGTCAGAGATGAGGGACCCCCGGCAAGTCTCCTTGCTCTTGGGCTACAGGGAATAGACAACAGTCTGGGTTGGCTGTTTCTGGCTGTTTTCACCTCTGGGATCCAAGCCCTGCCCCTCCTTCCCGATACCTTAAAGGTGACATGCCAAGGTGTCCTCTCCTGGTTAGAGGCATTGACAGACATGTTCCCCACCCCACAGATGGTGTCCGTCAGCTTGGAGACATCTGTGGGCGAAGGCGGGGAAGGAGGTGGTTGACGGGTACGGGTCCAGGCTGGCACCCCGAGCCCCCGGCTGACTCCCCACTCCGCTCTCTGCGGCCAGCATGTACCCAGCACGTACCCAGCATGTGCTCAAAGACCTGCTGCACGGCCTTTGCGTCCTGCAGGATGAAGGCATGCCTCTCGCCATCCTTCTTGGACGCCAGCTCGTTCAGTTCTTTCCAGTCCACGTCCAGGTTGCCCACCCCAATAGCATAGATGtctgaggggaaggaaggaagtcacgAGAGCCTGTGGCCGAGAGCCCACCCAAGACGTGAGGCAGGTACCTGAACTCCCCGAGACAACAAAGACCTGAATTAGACAGACTCTGCCTCCTCCATCCCTgcctgtcttcctctcctcctgcctccatccctgGACCCCAACCCTCACAGCCTCTGAGAAGGCCCTCAAACCCACAAGCACACCCTGCTCAGGCCTCTGCCCCAGCGGTCCACATGGCTCTTCAGTGAGGTCTTCTAAGTTTGCGATGCCCCAGACCCTGGCACGCCCTACCCATTCGGCTTCACTTAATGGCACTGGGTACCTATCACTAGCAGGCTGAACAACTGCCTTGTTTACTCTGTGTATTGCCTACAGGGGGTAGAATTGTGTGTCCTAGAAGAATGTGTTCAGGTTCCATTGTGAATGTGACCTGCATTagaaacaaggtttttttttgtggggggggcggtgttgagacagggtttctctgtatagccctggctgtcccggaactcgctctgtagaccaggctggcctcaaactcatagatcctcctgcctctgcctctcaagtgctgggatcaaaggtgtgtaccaccactgggGAAACAGGCCTGGTattaccagcactcaggaggtggaagcaggaagatcaggagttcaaaaccagcctcagTTActtagtgagttagaggccagcccaggcttgtcccaaaaataaaacaaaagagggctggagagatggctcagccgtcaagaatgcttgctgctcttccagaaggcctgagtgtgttcccagcacccacggcctgtagctccagctccaggagcagCAAGGGCACGCACACGCATGCGGCATccgttcacacagacacacatctacagagacagagataaatatatttatactaGGAGTAGACAGAGGGCTGGGGaatagttcagtggcagagtgcttgctttgtAGGCACAAGATAATAAATACATAGGAAATTTGGACCCAAACATAGCTCGCTGGACACTGTGAAAACAGGACAGAAAACGGGGTGAAGACAGAGTTGGAAGTTGGGGTCTTGTGGCTACAAGCCAAGGACACCTGCAGCCACCGGGcctctacatagcaagaccctgtccccccaaaaaaaatgcaATTGTTTTCTGTCATAGATCAGTACTTTGTGGTCACCCTGAACCTGAGAAGTCATTTGTTCCTTAGCAGCCTGCCAACGCCTCACCTAAGTGTCTCCTGCTGAAGGGGCATGGGAGGGGACAGTCCCTACCGGGAACCTAGGCCCTTCTTCCTGCAAAGTTTCCTGAAACATGAGATGGTAATGGCACTACGGCGGACAATGCTGAGCATTCTCTGCACCAGACCACACTTTCATCGgcaccttcttccccttcccacccGCAGAAGCGGCTCCGGTGCCGACAGCACCACTCAGGACAGAAGAAGCAGCAGCCCACAGTCCAGCCCTCTGGAGATGGAACCGGAGTAGGGACCATAGCCAGTTTGGTACCCAGGTCCTCCATGTGATACTCAGCCACTGCCACACAGAACTACCCGGAAACCCTTATGGCTCAGAGCCAGTGCTCATTCTCACCGGAACCCCCGGCAGAAGAGCCCACCCCACCCTACTAGTAGCTTGGATGGGGCAGAGCCTTACCCAGATAGTCGTTCCTGTTCTGGCCGATGTCCAGGATACTTCTGATGTTATCAACTGCTGGCTTGGGAGAGCCACCCATGTTGGACTTTCCTAGACAGAGAAGGGATTGAATGCAGAATTTCTCACAGCTCTGGGAACACGGGGAACATTCAGCCATTTTAAAACACAccgtttggggctggagagatggctcggtggctcagactacttgttgctcttgcagaggacctgggttcagttcccagcacccacatggtggctcacaaccatctagaactccatttccaggggatccagtgccctatTCTGACCTCCAAGAACTCTAGACTCACATataatgtacatacatacatacataatacatgcaggcaaaaccaaataaacacatgaagaCAAAccgtttctgtaaagcaaaggaaacagcagAGAACAGAACGTGAGTGGGGGCAGCCTTTACCAAAGGAACTGCAGACAAGTTTTAGAAAGAATTGGAGAAACTAGgtgctaagaaaataaaactcccaccgggtggtggtggcgcaggcctttaatcccagcactcagaaggcagaggcaggcagatctctgtgagttcgaggccagcctggtctacaagagctagttccaggacaagctccaaagctacagaacaaagcctgtctcaaaaaaccaaaaataaataaataaataaaaataaaactcccaATCAATAAATGAGCAAAAGAACTGAATAGacagttttcaaaaaaaagaaacacaaaggccCATAACTATTTTTAAACGTGTTCGGTGCCCTTactcatcaaggaaatgcaaattaaaactacattgagaCAACCATTCCACCCAGTCAGAACGGCTGACACCAGCCAACCTCACAACCAGTCTGGAAAGGATATAGAGAGAGGAGCCCTCTAACTGCCAGCCAAGATGCAAAGTTACGTACAGCGGTGTGGACATCATGCCAGACATTTTTCAGAAACATTCAGAACAGAGCTACCGCATGCCCCAGCTGTTTCACTCCCGGGCATGTGTACCCGGAGAACTGCACATCCTTCGGGAGGGATGTCTGCGCCCTCATGACTGTTGCTGCCTAATTCACTAGAGCAGACAATTGGAATCAGCCTTGTTGCTCACCAACAGgtgagtggataatgaaaatgtgtgtgtgtgtgtgtgtgtgtgtgtgtttatgggatAGGTGTtgtggcacatacttgtaattccagccacTCTTGCAGGCAGGCTGAAGCAAGAAGACCAGgatttcgaggtcagcctgggctacagagtaagagccAGAgtcttaaacaaaataaaattaagtaagtaAGGCATGGGTGTATACATctttcatcccagaacttggaagacaagacagaggcaggtgaatctctgtgagtttgaggctggtgaggtctacatagtgagttccagaccagctagggctacccagagaaccctgtctcaaagctaaacaaacaaaaagaccacgTGAGTCCCCCAGTGGCAGAAAGATAACCAGAACACAAGACCTCAGAGCCTGTCCTGATGCTGCCCATTGTTGCCGACCTCTAGCAGCGAGGGAGACACCCACCGTCTGTCAGCAGGATAATGGCGTGGCGGATCTCATGCCAGGCAGAGGTCGCCAGGTTGAAGCGGGCGATCATGTTATTCATCATGAGGTAGACGCTGTTCAGAGCCTTGAGAATGTTAGTCCCAGAGGCGTTTTCATGATCTGGAAATGtgccagaaaaaaaatctcttgaaaacaaaaacgaCAAAAACCCTCTACCTGACTGGGACTGggcatctctgtgtgtgagagagccaGAAATGCAAGGAGTCAGTGTGTCTGATAAGCTCGGATACCTTGTATATCCACCTTAGAATGTTCACTGCAGAATCAGATATGATGGTGCAagtctgtaaccctagcactcagaaggcagaggcaagaggatctctgtgagtttgaggccagcctggtctacagaacaagttccaggtcagccagcactacacactgagactttgtctcaaaaattactTAATTAAATACAAACGGAAAGAGCTTGTGGTGCAGCTGTCTGGCGGCACCCCGACACGGTATGCGTAGTTTTACACGGTATGCGGGCGGGTAATAAAAGCTCTGAGGTGTAGAAACTGGAATCCTATCGTTACCCTTGGACCCAAGTGCCCGAAGAATGAAGAaatgtgctgggtggtggtggcacatgcctttaatcccagcactcgggaggcagagacaggcagttatttgcgagtttgaggccagcctggtctacaaagtgagttccaggacagctagaactgttacatagagaaaccctgtctcaaaagaagaagaagaggaggaggaggagaaggagaaggaagaaggaggagaaggaagaaagaagaagaagaagaagaagaagaagaagaagaagaagaagaagaagaagaagaagaagaagaagaagaagaagaagaagaagaagaagaaaagagtacTTAAtatctctctcactctttctctttctctccctccctgtctcctccccttcctccctccctgctgtCCCTCTCTCCTTGATgaagggtttcatgtagcccaggctggcctcagtttccataggtagccaaggatgacctgggATATGAGCAACACCTTCAGGCCCCTCCCCTCTGGGGTCTCAGCAGTTGCTCTGCTCGGTCCATCCTCTACCACCCCACCTCCTCACCAGATGACCT
It encodes the following:
- the Cfb gene encoding complement factor B, with product MMMGYSLSPQTCLVLLVLGLSSGGVSTTPVLAGRPQVPCSLEGVEIKGGSFQLLQGGQALEYLCPAGFYPYPVQTRTCRSSGSWSTLQTRDQKIVKRAECRAIRCPRPQDFENGEYWPRAPYYNLSDQISFQCYDGYTLRGSANRTCQVNGRWDGQTAICDDGAGYCPNPGIPIGTRKVGSQYRLEDTVTYHCSRGLVLRGSQQRKCQEGGSWSGTEPSCQDSFMYDTPQEVAEAFLASLTETIEGVDAEDGHSPGEHQKRKIVLDPSGSMNIYLVLDGSDSIGASNFTGAKRCLTNLIEKVASYGVRPRYGLVTYATVPKVLVRVSDERSSDADWVTEKLNQISYEDHKLKSGTNTKRALQAVYSMMSWAEDVPPEGWNRTRHVIIIMTDGLYNMGGDPVTVIEEIRNLLDIGRDRKNPREDYLDVYVFGVGPLVDSVNINALASKKNNEQHVFRVKDMEDLEDVFYKMIDETKSLGLCGMAWEHKDGTDHHKQPWQAKISVTRPLKGHENCMGAVVSEYFVLTAAHCFTVDDQKHSIKVNVGGKRQDLEIEEVLFHPNYNINEKKAKGIPEFYDYDVALVKLKTKLKYGQTLRPICLPCTEGATRALRLPQTATCKQHKEELLPVKDVKALFVSEEGRRLSRKEVYIKNGDKKDSCERDALKAPGYGSVKDVSEVVTPRFLCTGGVNPYADPNTCKGDSGGPLIVHKRSRFIQVGVISWGVVDVCKGQRRQQLVPAHARDFHINLFQVLPWLKEKLKDEDLGFL
- the C2 gene encoding complement C2, producing the protein MASLLTLLCLLWLCPGLAAVSCPQNVNISGGTFTLSHGWAPGSLLTYSCPLGSYPVPAWRRCQSNGQWQTPRSGTPPFTQRSSRFVRAVCKPVRCPAPTSFENGIYTPRLGSHPVGGNLSFQCEDGFTLRGSPVRYCRPNGMWDGETAVCDDGAGHCPNPGISVGTVRTGSRFDLGDKVRYRCSSLNLVLTGSAERECQSDGVWSGTEPICRQLYSYDFPEDVVSALGTSFTSLLGATNPIQKRTENLGRRIQIQRSGHLNLYLLLDASQSVSKEDFEIFKESASLMVDRIFSFEIKVSVAIITFASEPKTIMSILNEKSQDGVEVISSLDKVCYKDHENASGTNILKALNSVYLMMNNMIARFNLATSAWHEIRHAIILLTDGKSNMGGSPKPAVDNIRSILDIGQNRNDYLDIYAIGVGNLDVDWKELNELASKKDGERHAFILQDAKAVQQVFEHMLDVSKLTDTICGVGNMSVNASNQERTPWHVTFKPKSKETCRGSLISDQWVLTAAHCFHGTQMEDRHLWRVTVGDPTSPYGKEFLVEKALIAPGFDVHAKQSQGISEFYADDIALLKLTQKVKMSTHARPICLPCTVEANMALRRSQGGTCREHETELLQQQKVPAHFVALNGNKLNINLRTGPERTNCIKAVSENKNAFPSLTDASEVVTDQFLCSGMEQDDSPCKGESGGAVFLERRYRFFQVGLVSWGLYDPCQGSSNKNSRRKPPQGVKPRDFHINLFRLQPWLRQHLDGVLNFLPL